One window of Chryseobacterium culicis genomic DNA carries:
- a CDS encoding serine hydrolase domain-containing protein: protein MKYLTVILFFALLGCKSVQQVNKQNIENAITKNAVQLLEDKRFHSVSIAVLKDGESTIKHFGELTIGKGNKPNDSTLYELASVTKTFTGYLAAKAVLDKKINLEDDIRIYLDESYPNLEFKGEPIRIKHLITHTSGFPNFPIKSENKKAFFEGLKLIKIETKPGEIYYYSNTAPEVTAYILEKVYQKPFEELVTEFVLKPNKMDQTKFTLNENDRTKLVKGYNDKNELMPNFNRTLWGGISGLHSTTPDLVKYMKLQLDPSNLIVKESHKKLFKEGSDFWEGYHWYIIEDDKRLMYRHHGGIYGMQNWFVIYPKKNIGISILTNTSFNETGQILEKVVDSLYDDLNVK from the coding sequence ATGAAATATTTAACTGTTATTTTGTTTTTTGCCCTGCTTGGGTGCAAAAGTGTTCAGCAAGTCAATAAACAAAATATTGAAAATGCAATTACGAAAAATGCTGTTCAGCTATTAGAGGACAAAAGATTTCATTCCGTTTCCATTGCAGTGTTGAAAGATGGGGAATCCACAATCAAACATTTTGGCGAGCTCACTATTGGAAAAGGAAACAAACCCAACGATTCTACACTTTATGAATTGGCTTCTGTAACTAAAACTTTTACAGGTTATTTAGCCGCTAAAGCCGTTCTTGATAAAAAAATCAATTTAGAGGATGATATTAGAATTTATCTTGACGAATCTTACCCCAATTTAGAATTTAAAGGTGAACCTATAAGAATCAAACACCTGATTACCCATACCAGTGGATTTCCTAATTTTCCTATAAAAAGCGAAAATAAAAAGGCTTTTTTTGAAGGATTAAAACTGATCAAAATTGAAACGAAGCCTGGAGAAATATATTACTATTCAAACACGGCTCCGGAGGTAACAGCATATATCCTTGAAAAAGTGTATCAAAAACCTTTTGAAGAGCTGGTCACTGAATTTGTTTTGAAACCCAATAAAATGGACCAGACTAAGTTTACACTCAATGAAAATGACAGAACAAAATTGGTAAAAGGCTATAACGATAAAAACGAGTTAATGCCTAACTTCAATAGAACTTTATGGGGCGGAATTTCAGGACTGCACTCTACCACTCCGGATTTAGTGAAGTATATGAAATTACAACTTGACCCGTCCAATCTTATTGTCAAGGAATCTCATAAAAAATTATTTAAAGAAGGTTCTGATTTTTGGGAAGGCTACCATTGGTATATCATAGAAGATGATAAGAGATTAATGTACAGACATCATGGAGGGATATACGGAATGCAGAATTGGTTTGTGATTTATCCTAAAAAAAATATTGGAATATCCATATTGACAAATACGAGCTTTAATGAAACAGGACAAATTTTAGAAAAAGTAGTGGATAGCCTGTATGATGACCTCAACGTAAAATAA